The Oscillatoria acuminata PCC 6304 genomic interval CCGTCAGCGTCAAGATTTGTATTCAAGTCCATGTAGTTTTTTGCCTCAAAGTCGCGGGTAAACATTCCAATCCTTAAGCTGGGCTTTCACCGGCTCGTGCTGGGAGTCTATGACTATCAAATTTGATATTTTATCTAACTTTGTGCCGAAGGAGAGCAACGGGATCCGTTGAGGGGGGTCACCAAACAGAGTCTGGTGAGGCCCCCTGACCCCTTCGATTTCTAAAGTAGGGGGACCGTCTGGGGTAGAACCGGGTTTCTTTTCGGTCCCGGCGGCGATCGCTTAGACCCCACTGCGATTTCAAGGGGTTGGGTGGGTGAATCACACACTCAACCCCCCAGCCTTTTCCCTACCACCCGACTGCGGATCCCGATAAATAGTGCATTCGGGGATTGATGAAAATACCATTGGATTCTGGGAAAATACAGTCTGGGGATCACAACCCTTGCATTCTTCACTCTCTCCACAATAATTAAAAGTAACCGACGTTACGATGGGTGCTTATTTCGGTAAAATGCTTTATGGCATCTAAAAGCAACGTAAAATGCTTAAACCTCGACACGAGAATTCCCGCCTCTCTTAGAAGTCGGAGTCCCCGTGCCGCCCTAGCAAGCTGAAACGGACCAAGGAGATCATCAATTTGATGTCAGTTGACCTAATCAAGTTGACTCAGATAGATGCTGTCTCCTCAATCACGGGTCGCTTAACAAAAACGCCTGCACTATTTTCCAACAGTGCCACAACGGACAAAACCGATTGAGGATTTGGGTGGCTCGGTCGTTGTTTCTGCGGGATGCGCTTTTGTTGTCACCGATGAGTAAACTTACTCATCTTGTTCTGCATTGAACTTGAAAGGCTTAACCGTTTGGGTTCCGTCGTCCGCACGAAGTTGAACCCAAATGGCAAATTAACCCCTGGTGGGATTGTCAAATTTTGAAATAAAGGTTGATCATGAGGTATCGCGCTTTAATTGTCGCATTTCTAGCAGTATGCTTGAGCGTGCTAACGGCTTGTAGTGAAGGGCCGACGGTGGGGAGTAAAGAACTCACCTATGATGATATCAGAAACACAGGTTTAGCAAATAGCTGTCCGGAATTGGCAGAAACTGCTCGGGGTGCAATTCCCATTGATAGCAGCCAATCTTATTTGCTGAGTGAACTGTGTTTGCAACCGACGGAATATTTCGTTCTGGAAGAAGGCTCTAATAAACGGAAAGAAGCCGAATATATTCCCAGCAAACCGTTGACTCGTTATACCTCCTCCTTGACCCAAATCCAAGGACCCTTGACTTTGGGGAACGATGGCAGCTTCACCTTTGTAGAAAAAGATGGGATTGACTTCCAAGCGATCACCGTCATGCTTCCCGGTGGTGAGGAAGTTCCTTTCTTGTTCACCGTCAAAGGTCTAACTGCAAAAAGTCAGCCCGGACTGGATAGTATTAATACCTCGACTGATTTTGAAGGGGACTATACCGTTCCTTCCTATCGTTCTGCTTCTTTCCTTGATCCAAAGGGTCGCGGTGGAGCCACTGGATATGATAACGCGGTGGCGTTGCCTGCCAGTTCTGATGCAGCAGATTTGAATCGCTCTAACGTGAAGCGTGCACTTCAGGGTAAAGGTCATATTTCCCTGAGTGTTTCTAAAGTCAATAGTAACACTGGGGAAATTGCTGGTATTTTCGTCAGCGAACAGTCTTCGGATACTGATTTAGGTGCGAAAGAACCTGTAGAGGTGAAGATTCGCGGTCTATTTTACGGTCGCGTGGAACCAGACGCATAATCGCGATCGGGTTGCACTCATCACCTGAAGAATCCGACTAAAGGGGCAATTGGCCCCTTTTTTTTGGAGATGGGGGAGGATGGGGGAGACTGACAAGAGGAGGTTTTTTACGCTTAATTGCACCTCCGGTCCCCTCCCCTTGGCAAGGGGAGGGTTAGGGTGGGGTCTCCCGTTATGTGGCGAGATCTAAGTCAGGAAGAATTAGTGAGTGGGGTGTTCGTTATGTGGCGAGTTCCAAGTCACGAAGCAATAGGTTGGCACCCGGCTACATACAGGCGTTTAAGCTGGAAAGAGTGGGTGACGTGGCGGTAAGCGGAGCTATCCCGTAGGGAATCGCCCAAGAAGAACCCCACCCTAACCCGGACCTTGCCAAGGGGAGGGGACCGGAGGCGCAATTGAGCGTAGAAAACATACTCTTGTAAGTCTCCCCATCCCCCCTGTCGTTTCTTAATAACGACGTATGACTAATGATAGTTGTTTTTTCCCAGGGAAAGTTACCATAATCAAGATATCCTCAATCGTTGGATAGAGTTGCCGTGAGTTATTGCCTCAATCCTAAATGCCCCAATCGGGCTGACCCTTTGAATGCACAGAACCGCATCTGTCGGCATTGTGGTTCGCTATTGATTTTCCAAGGGCGCTACAGGATTGGACGATTATTGGGGGAAGGGGGGTTTGGTCAAACCTTTGAGGTGAATGATGGGGGAATCCTCAAAGTTCTGAAGGTCCTGACCGATGATAACCCCAAGGCGATCGCCCTGTTTCAGCGGGAAGCTCAAGTTTTAAGCCATTTGAATCACCCCGGAATTCCCCGGGTGGAAGCAGAGGGTTACTTTACCGTCCTACCCCGAAATAGTCAGCAGCCGTTACACTGTCTGGTGATGCAACGGATTGAGGGCCGGAATTTAGAGGTGTGGATGGCCGATCGCCATCATCTACCCATTCCCCAGCATCAAGCCCTCGATTGGTTTAAACAGCTTTCCGAAATTTTAAATATTGTCCATCAACAGCAGTTTTTTCACCGCGATATCAAACCCTCGAATATTATGCTCCAGCCGAATGGTCAACTGGCGTTGATTGATTTTGGCAGTGCTAGAGAGGTGACGGGAACCTATCTGGCTAAAGTGGGAGGGGGTCATCAAATTACCGGGATTGTTTCCCCGGGTTACACGCCGCCAGAACAGGCGAATGGCAAAGCAGTCCCCCAATCAGATTTTTTTGCCCTAGGACGAACCTTTGTATTTCTGCTAACCGGAAAAGAACCCAATGCCTTTCCTGAAGATACGCGCACGGGTCAACTGTTGTGGCGATCGGATGGGAGTCGCCAAAGTCCCACGGCAGGATTCACGACGAACCCTTTGGCAGATTGTATTGATTACATGATGGCCCCTTTTCCGGGGAATCGACCGCAAAATACTCAGGTAATTTTAAAGCGGTTGGAGGAAATCGAACAGGAGATGCAGCAACCTTGGGGTTCCTCTCCTATGCCTGCGCGATCGCCTCAACCGATTGCTGGAATCCGACCTTATCAAGCAGCAGCAAGGATTCCCACTCGACTGCTGCGATTAAATGGTGCAAGAAATTATAGTCGTCACAGTCGGCGCTCATCGCGCTTTCATCACAAAAAAGCCCTAAAATTAGCTCCAAAATTGCTCGTGGGTGGATTTTTCTTAGCCTTAGCGGGAACAGCCACTCAACTCTTTGGCGGATTTACAGTACCGAATATCTCCGCTTTACTCTGGTTGAACTATGGCAGTCCTGGGGTGATGCCTGAAGTTCCCGCTAACCCGGAACCCTTCACCCCGATCGCTACGGTATCGGCTCAACCCCTAGCTGCCTCCAGTCCTATCACCTTAGCGAAAACCCTAGGGGGTCATCTGTGGGGGGTTAATTCCATCGCGCTGAGTCCCGATAGCCGCCTGCTTGTCAGTGGTAGCGTTGACAAAACGGTAAAGATCTGGGATCTTGAATCCGGTCAGGTCCGCCAGAGTTTATCGGGTCATTCCCATGAAATTTGGTCAGTGACCTTTAGTCCCGATGGCAGTAAGGTCGCCAGTAGCAGTGGAGATGGGACAATAAAAGTTTGGGAGACGAGTACGGGTAAGCTCTTACATACCCTAACGGATCATGCAGCTTGGGTGATGTCGGTGGCGTTTAGTCCTGATGGCAAGCAGTTAGCCTCCGGTGGGTTTGATAATACGATTAAGTTATGGAATGTGGACAGTGGGGAGTTGATTCGGTCGATCGCCGGGCACTCGGGTTGGGTGTTTTCCCTCGCTTATAGTCCCGATGGTCAACTCTTAGCCAGTGGCAGTTTTGATCGCTCGATTAAAATCTGGCATACTCAAACCGGAGAGGTGGTCCGCACGTTAGAAGGAGGGTTGTATCGGTTTCGGTCGGTGGCTTTTAGTCCCAATGGTCAGTGGGTCGCTGGTGCCAGTGGTGACAGTTCGATTCTGATTTGGCAGGTGAGTAGTGGTCAGTTGGTCCGCACGTTATTCGGACATTCTGATGCCGTACACGCGATCGCCTTTAGTCCTGATGGTCAGACGTTGGTGAGTGGCGGTGGGTCTCTCGATAGTACGCTGAAACTTTGGAATATTGGCACGGGACAATTGTTACAGACCCTTAAGGGTCATTCAGATACAATTAATTCGGTTTCGATTAGTGCTGATGGTAAAATGCTGACAAGTGGCAGTCAAGATAATACAATTAAGGTGTGGCAGTTACAGTAGAGGTCATTGGCCTTGGGGCACCTAACTCAATTAGGCCCGCTCTGTGCTTAACCGGATTGGGATTTCACTGGGAATCTCTATCGGGAGGGCGATCGCCCCTCTATTCAGTCGGTCACTTTTTACAGTAAGATCATAAATATGCTTTGAAAAGCGCTTTGCGGATGTAGGGGGAGTGTTTGCAAGCCATTGAAATCGAGCCGAAACTTAGGGAACTCATGGGGATAGCTTCCTCGGTGGATCCAGGGCTAGAGTACCGTCTGGAGGAAATCTGGCGTTGGATCAAAGATATGAGACCGGGTTTATTAATGCAGAAAAAATTTTTAATGGGGTTTCTGCTCGAAGTCATTAAGGATGCAGAATTTTGGTTAGCGCTCAAAGTTTTAACCGATGAGGAACGGGAATCATTTTTAAATCAGCTTACTCCCCCGGTCCGGTTTTGGTATGAATTCCTGTTCCCCAAGTGGTTTAATGAAAAAGATAACAAATTTTACATTTGGAAACAAAAATTAAGATCCGGAGAATTCAATCAGGAGGATGCTCAACTGATTGACCTAATCGCACAAAAGATAAAGATTCGCGAAGGGAGCCTCGTCCAACGGTATGTGGCAGATTTTTCTATGGCAACCGATGCGATCGTCAGCAGCAACAAGGGCAGACCGCTTTGCGTCCAAGTCACTAGCATTTCTGATGATTTCTCTGAACATAAATACGAGGAGTGGAAAAAAACCCTGAAAGACTGGAATATCGAACGGGGGATTTTTGTGAGTTACAATCCGGGAAAAGAAGAATTCGTGAGTCAAGTGGTGAATTTGGTATTGCATAACAGCAGCCATCTGGAAGAGTCAAAATATCTGAAATTTAGTTTTTAAGAAACTCTGTTTCTTAATAATTCCATTGGACAACAAACCTTTTTTAAGACTTTAGATATGGGTACGACAATCCAAACATCAAGTAAAGACCGCCTCGAAAAAGCATGGCAAGCCCTTCAAGGGGCTCAAGATTTACAGGAGGACCGAATAAGGTTTGGTCTGGATCACGTTAATCTTTATGTCGAAGATGTAGAGGGGGATTGGCTAGAAACCTGGGGAGAAGGGCAGGAGTGGCAGAATCCAGTAAATTTGGGAAAGTGGTTTCAGGAGCGATTTGAACCGGGATGGCAGGCGATCGATGAAGTCTTTTGTCCGCAAGAAGATTCCCTGGCGGTAATCCGAGAAACCGCTGGAGTAAAACGGGCTAAAACATTGCAATTAGGCCATGAAAATAGCAAGCATTGCCCGATCGCCTTGATTGTGACCATTAAGGCTGAATCTCACGGGGAAACCGGGGTATTAGTCCAAGTTTATCCCACCGGCGATCGCCCGGAATTACCCGCCGGGTTACAACTGGCGTTACTCTCTCACCACGGCGATCGCCTCCATGAGGTGGTAGCCCGCAATGCTGACTCCGGCCTACAAATGGAGTTAAGCGGACAACCGGGAGAACGCTATAGCATTCAGGTTACCTTAGAGCGCGATCGGGTCACAGAAGAGTTTGTGATTTAATTTGATGCCTGTAAACGGGCGGGGTGTATTCGCCGTCCGTTGGATTCTGTTCTTGGTTGCCCCTAACCCTGGGGAAATACACTTACAGGAGGAGTGCAAAGTCATGGGCGATCGCCTAGGATAATCTTTAGAATCTAGGAGTCATTCCCCATGACACAGCTGTCTGAACGCTCTAACTCTGACCTCTTCCGGTCGGCATCAACGTTACTGGCGATTCTTGCTGCCTTTGTTACTAATATCATCGCCAATATTTTCCCCATTAATGACATCACCATTGGAGAAATTTCCAATGAAATCTTTCGCAATGTTTTAATTATTCCCGCCAACTATGCCTTTTCCATTTGGGGGTTAATTTATGTCGCCCTCATTAGCTTTGGCATCTATCAATTCCTACCCGCACAACGCCCTCATCCTCGGTTAAGGCGCATGAGTTACCTGCTGGTTCTCGCCAGTTTAGCTCAAATTGCTTGGGTCTTTTTGTTTGAAAATCTCCAGTTTGGCTGGTCCGTGTTAGCCATGCTGATTATTTTAGGGTCTCTGATTCTCACTTATCTGCGCCTTCAGATCGGCATGGAAAGAGTTCCCCCTCGGGAAAAATGGTTTATTAATATTCCCATAAGTATTTATTTGGCTTGGATTAGTGTCGCCACCGTGGTGAATATTGCCAGTACCCTCTATGACTGGGGTTTGAATGACCCGAATATTTTGGTGTTTTGGACCGTGATCATGCTTGGGGTCTCCGCTGCGATCGCCGCTGTCGCCACCATTCAACGGGGGGATACCGCCTTTAATCTGGTGTTTGTTTGGGCTTATATTGCGATCGCCGTCCGTCAAAGCGAGTATGTGGTGATTGTCAGCACTGCCTTGGGATTGGCGATCGGGTTGATTATCCTCCTCATGGTTCCCTGGTGGAAGAAACGCCGGAAAACTTGACGGAAATATCCCTTGCCTCGATACTATTTTAATGCACAGCCTATCTCAGTCGAAAGTTTTCTCAGAAGCCAAAGCCACCCTGTACCTGGCAATTCCCCTGATTGCCGCACAACTGGCGCAAGCCGCCACCGGATTTGTGGATACAGTCATGATGGGGTTACTCGGCAGTGAGACGTTAGCCGCCGGGGGTTTAGGTGCGATCATCTTTTTCACTTTAATGTTAATTTGTACCGGGATGGTGTCCGCCGTTGGGGCGATCGCCGCCACAGCGCACGGTGCCGGAGAACACCACAGGATCAGTCGCCTGACTATTCAGGGACTTTGGCTGACTGTGCTCCTCTCCGTTCCAATGGGATTCCTAATCTGGAACCTCAGTCCCCTGTTGCTGCGCTTCGGACAGGACCCGAATGCCGTCGAATTAGCGCAAACCTATCTGCGGGCGCTCATTTGGGGATTTCCCGCCGCCGTGGGATTTGCAGTGTTACGGAATATATTCTCTGCCCTGAATTATACCCGCCCAGTGATGGCGATCGTGGCCAGTTGTGTCCCCCTGAATATTGGCGGAAATTACATCTTCATGTTTGGCAAATTCGGTTTCCCCGCCTTGGGTTTAGCGGGAATTGGATGGGCCAGCACCCTATCTTTTTGGGTCATGTTTATCGCCGCTGCGGGGTTTTTAGCCCTGAGTCGCCGGTTAAAACCCTATCAAATTTTTCGGACTTCTTATCAGTTTGATGCCCCAGAATTTTGGGGAATTATCAAAATTGGCTGGCCGATCGCCGGACTCTTTACCATAGAAACCAGCCTTTTTGCCGTGACCACCTTTCTCATGGGAACCTTGGGAACCGTCACCTTAGCGGCCCATAACATCGCCTTGCAAACCGCCAATATCACCTTTATGGTTCCCGTGGGATTGTCTCTTGCTACCACAGTCAGAGTTGGACAAGCAATGGGTAGAAAGGATATTCTGAGTGCCAGACGTGCTGGATATGTTGGCATTGCGATCGGGGTCAGCTTCATGAGTCTCATGGGGTTATTTTTATGGACAAACCCGGATAAAATTGTCGCCTTGTATTTAGATATTCAAAATCCCGATAATCAACCTGTCTTGGAATTGGCAATGTCCTTGTTAGGGATAGCTGCCATGTTTCAAATCTTTGATGGAATGCAAATTATAGCCGCCGGTGCCTTGCGCGGCGTGAAAGATACCCGAGTTCCAATGTTAATTGGATTTTTGGGTTATTGGTGTATTGGCTTATGCAGTGGCTATATCCTCGGATTACAGCTAGGTTTTGGCGGAATCGGCTTGTGGTTAGGGTTGGTCCTAGGACTTGCTTTTTCCGGATTACTGTTAACCTGTCGTTTCGCTTATTTACTAACCGGCAAAACAGGTATTATTGAATAGGATAGCGTTAGCTTTCCAGATAATTTACATAATTAACTGGCAAACACTTCATCATAAATTTCGGCCAGAGTCAAAGTTAACCCCACCGAATTTAATTGTAAACTATCATTCGCACCTAATCGCTCTAACTCCCAATTCCCTGACCCCTTGCGCCGATAAACCTCCACCTGCATCTGGTCTTGAGAAACCAGCAAATATTCCTGCAAACTCGCTAAACTTTGGTAATTAAGACGTTTTTCTCGCCGGTCTATAGTTTCCGTCGAAGGAGATAATACCTCTACAACTAAACAGGGGTGAGTTTTATAAAATTTTTCTCGGTCTTGCTCGTCACAAGTCACCATGACATCCGGATAATAAAAAATATCTCCAGTCCCTTCGGCGACTTGGATTTTTACTTTCAGATCCAAGATAAATGTTTTACAGCCACTCCCCCGTAAATGAGTGATTAAATAGGTACAAATGTTACCGGCAAGGCGATTATGTTCCTCACTGGAAACGGCCATTGCAAAAAGTTGTCCCCCCAGATATTCATGGCGGATGGGGCTAGTCTCTTCCTGTTTGAAATAATCATCAACGGAAATCAAAGCGGGGGAAATTTCCATAAATAATTTTGGCTCTTCAGACTTTTTGGTGATAAGTTTTTCTAATCAATTCGGTAATTGTTCGCGAGCTTAAAACCTGAAAATCATATATATCAAGGCTTCCAACTCTAAACTTGACCAAAAGGAGTCTCATAAATCCCCCAAATACTAAAAAAATAATTAAATTTAGTTAGGAAGTCCAAAGTTTAGCCGTAAACTGTAGCCGTAAACTGATAAAAACAGGGCAAAAATTGCTCATTACCCTTTCTGTCTAAAAAATGAGGCACTTAGGTTTATGGAAAATTATCTGAATTTAATGCTGGGATTACCTGAAGTTACCGTTGCCAAAGTTTTGACCGAAGAAAATGAAGTTTACCTTAACATTAAATTGACCAATTTAGGGACAAATTGTCCGAAATGCCAGGGCTATACCACCGAAATCAATCAAAACCGTCCGATGATAGTACGAGACCTTTCCTGTTTTGATAAGTTTACTTATTTGCTAGTGCCACGACGGCAATTTTATTGCCGTTGTTGTCAAAAATATTTCACAGAAAACCTGTCATGGATAGACTGGAAAAGGCGACATACTTTGCGATATGAAATCAATATTTTTGAGCGCGTAGTTTCATCAAGCATAGCTCAAGTTGCCTCGGCTGAAGGGCTGTCTTATGATGAAACTGAAGGGATATTTAATCAAATTGCTAAAAAGCAAGAAGATCAGCATTGGCTCGAAGCTACTCGGATAAGTCTTGATGAAATTGCCATGCATAAAGGGCATCAAGATTATAAAGCAGTAATCTGCGACCTAGATAAAAAAAAGCTAATAGAAGTTGTTGATGGAAGGACCCAAGATTGTTTGATAGAAAGGCTTTCTGAACTTCCGATTAAAGTAAAAAAAGCGGTAAAAGAAGTGAGTGTTGATATGTGGCATGGCTTTCCAAAAGTTATTAAAGAAATTTTTCCAAATGCTCAAATTGTGACTGACAGATTTCATGTAATGAAACTTCTGATTGAAGAATTGAAAAAAATTGCTAAATCTTCTGGTGTTAACGGAAAGAATAAACTTTCTCTTATTTTGAGAAACAAAATTGATTTAAAAGATTCTGAACGGGATGAATTAGAAAACCTGTTATCTAAATCTAAGCGTTTGAAGGCAGCTTACGAATATAAAGAGGAATTCCGAAACATTTATGAAACGAGTCAAAGTGTTTCAGAAGGCGAAAAGCGTTTTCAAGAATGGTTAAAGAAAGCTCGCCAAGTATATGGGAAAGTTATTAATACTATTTCCGAGCATTTATCAACGATTTGCAATTATTTTATTAGTCATGCTAGTAGTGGTGTTATGGAGGGAATTAACAACAAAATAAAACTCGTAAAGCGACAAGGATATGGATTTAGAAATTTTGAAAACTTTCGGTTACGTCTTTTAGCAGCTTTTTCATCATAGTCATTATTAAATTAAAGAGGGAGCCACTCAAAAATGTTTAAATATCCACCAGATGATTAGAAAAACTTATCACCAAAAAGTCTGAAGAGCCTAAATTTTAGTCCTTTTTTTCTCTAATGTGCCGACGCTCTAGCGCATCAGTACCCAGTTAAATCCTTGGGACAAGAAACCGGGTTTTTGACCCAAATTGGGTGCTTTCTTGCCAGAAATGGGGTAAAAAAACCCGGTTTCTAACCAATCCTGTACCTGTCCGGGAAACCTCACCCGATCGCCCAAAAGGAAGGGAGAGATTATTCACCCCGGGCAAAAAAATGCTGCTTTCGACAGATGCGCTTGGGGGAGGATTGGTGCTAATCTAAATTTAGTTAAATCAAACCTTGCTATTGACCGGATATGCCGGATATAGCAGCATCGATTTTTTACTCAAACATTATATCAGGGATTGCCCTCTGGAGCAGAGTTTTATAGAAAAATTCTGGCCCTAGAGAAGTGCGATCGCCCCCGATTCTTTTGTAAAATCCCCTTATTAAACTTCAAAAAAAAACATGAGCTATTTTACCGTTGATTCTATCCCTCAAGGGATTCAAATTCCGGAACCTAAACCTTTACCGACACCGGAACCCTCTCCGAATCCAGAACCCCCGACCCCGGAACCAGTCCCTGAACCCATTCCGCAAACTGTTCCGGCACCTGTACCTGAAGAGGTTCCGGCACCCATTCCGCAAACCGTTCCTGCGCCGATTCCTCAAACCATTCCCGAACCTCAATAAAGGGGACAATCCGGGGACCTTGTAACTTATTTGGGTCAAGGCTTGACAACACTTACAAAAAAGTTGTAAACCTTATTAACTAAACTAATCGTTCATTTTTCCCCAGGCGATCGCTCGATGGGGCAAAACGGAAGTAGGTATTTCGAGCCGAAGGAACGCATTGCATCTGTCGATAAAGTATAGAGGTAAATATAATGATGCTTGTGCCTTCATTAATATCCTTGGCGATCGCTTCCTTAGCATTTTGTCTAAGTGCCAATACAACCGAAGAAGTCGTCAAAGTAGCGACAACAGTCCTGGCTGGCTTTTGCCTGATTTTAAGCGTAATATTTGCGCCTTGGATAGTGAAACTAGGGCGTCGGTTCAGTACCCGGGCTTGACAAAACGGCTGGACTATGCATAACTGAAATGGACGACCCGATTAAATTCAAGCCCTCATTACGGTATAAAGTCTATGCGTCCTCCTTTGTGGCACCCGCCAGTAGAGCTATCAGATTCAGAACAGGTAATTATTAATCGCATCAAAAAAGCCAAGCTTTTTACTTTTCTTCGCCTGAACCGTTTGTTCATATTCGATGATGAGTTTCAAGAAGAACTAAAC includes:
- a CDS encoding photosystem II manganese-stabilizing polypeptide, whose product is MRYRALIVAFLAVCLSVLTACSEGPTVGSKELTYDDIRNTGLANSCPELAETARGAIPIDSSQSYLLSELCLQPTEYFVLEEGSNKRKEAEYIPSKPLTRYTSSLTQIQGPLTLGNDGSFTFVEKDGIDFQAITVMLPGGEEVPFLFTVKGLTAKSQPGLDSINTSTDFEGDYTVPSYRSASFLDPKGRGGATGYDNAVALPASSDAADLNRSNVKRALQGKGHISLSVSKVNSNTGEIAGIFVSEQSSDTDLGAKEPVEVKIRGLFYGRVEPDA
- a CDS encoding serine/threonine-protein kinase, translated to MSYCLNPKCPNRADPLNAQNRICRHCGSLLIFQGRYRIGRLLGEGGFGQTFEVNDGGILKVLKVLTDDNPKAIALFQREAQVLSHLNHPGIPRVEAEGYFTVLPRNSQQPLHCLVMQRIEGRNLEVWMADRHHLPIPQHQALDWFKQLSEILNIVHQQQFFHRDIKPSNIMLQPNGQLALIDFGSAREVTGTYLAKVGGGHQITGIVSPGYTPPEQANGKAVPQSDFFALGRTFVFLLTGKEPNAFPEDTRTGQLLWRSDGSRQSPTAGFTTNPLADCIDYMMAPFPGNRPQNTQVILKRLEEIEQEMQQPWGSSPMPARSPQPIAGIRPYQAAARIPTRLLRLNGARNYSRHSRRSSRFHHKKALKLAPKLLVGGFFLALAGTATQLFGGFTVPNISALLWLNYGSPGVMPEVPANPEPFTPIATVSAQPLAASSPITLAKTLGGHLWGVNSIALSPDSRLLVSGSVDKTVKIWDLESGQVRQSLSGHSHEIWSVTFSPDGSKVASSSGDGTIKVWETSTGKLLHTLTDHAAWVMSVAFSPDGKQLASGGFDNTIKLWNVDSGELIRSIAGHSGWVFSLAYSPDGQLLASGSFDRSIKIWHTQTGEVVRTLEGGLYRFRSVAFSPNGQWVAGASGDSSILIWQVSSGQLVRTLFGHSDAVHAIAFSPDGQTLVSGGGSLDSTLKLWNIGTGQLLQTLKGHSDTINSVSISADGKMLTSGSQDNTIKVWQLQ
- a CDS encoding DUF1822 family protein, whose product is MGTTIQTSSKDRLEKAWQALQGAQDLQEDRIRFGLDHVNLYVEDVEGDWLETWGEGQEWQNPVNLGKWFQERFEPGWQAIDEVFCPQEDSLAVIRETAGVKRAKTLQLGHENSKHCPIALIVTIKAESHGETGVLVQVYPTGDRPELPAGLQLALLSHHGDRLHEVVARNADSGLQMELSGQPGERYSIQVTLERDRVTEEFVI
- a CDS encoding tryptophan-rich sensory protein; this translates as MTQLSERSNSDLFRSASTLLAILAAFVTNIIANIFPINDITIGEISNEIFRNVLIIPANYAFSIWGLIYVALISFGIYQFLPAQRPHPRLRRMSYLLVLASLAQIAWVFLFENLQFGWSVLAMLIILGSLILTYLRLQIGMERVPPREKWFINIPISIYLAWISVATVVNIASTLYDWGLNDPNILVFWTVIMLGVSAAIAAVATIQRGDTAFNLVFVWAYIAIAVRQSEYVVIVSTALGLAIGLIILLMVPWWKKRRKT
- a CDS encoding MATE family efflux transporter codes for the protein MHSLSQSKVFSEAKATLYLAIPLIAAQLAQAATGFVDTVMMGLLGSETLAAGGLGAIIFFTLMLICTGMVSAVGAIAATAHGAGEHHRISRLTIQGLWLTVLLSVPMGFLIWNLSPLLLRFGQDPNAVELAQTYLRALIWGFPAAVGFAVLRNIFSALNYTRPVMAIVASCVPLNIGGNYIFMFGKFGFPALGLAGIGWASTLSFWVMFIAAAGFLALSRRLKPYQIFRTSYQFDAPEFWGIIKIGWPIAGLFTIETSLFAVTTFLMGTLGTVTLAAHNIALQTANITFMVPVGLSLATTVRVGQAMGRKDILSARRAGYVGIAIGVSFMSLMGLFLWTNPDKIVALYLDIQNPDNQPVLELAMSLLGIAAMFQIFDGMQIIAAGALRGVKDTRVPMLIGFLGYWCIGLCSGYILGLQLGFGGIGLWLGLVLGLAFSGLLLTCRFAYLLTGKTGIIE
- a CDS encoding Uma2 family endonuclease; protein product: MEISPALISVDDYFKQEETSPIRHEYLGGQLFAMAVSSEEHNRLAGNICTYLITHLRGSGCKTFILDLKVKIQVAEGTGDIFYYPDVMVTCDEQDREKFYKTHPCLVVEVLSPSTETIDRREKRLNYQSLASLQEYLLVSQDQMQVEVYRRKGSGNWELERLGANDSLQLNSVGLTLTLAEIYDEVFAS
- a CDS encoding ISL3 family transposase, with the protein product MENYLNLMLGLPEVTVAKVLTEENEVYLNIKLTNLGTNCPKCQGYTTEINQNRPMIVRDLSCFDKFTYLLVPRRQFYCRCCQKYFTENLSWIDWKRRHTLRYEINIFERVVSSSIAQVASAEGLSYDETEGIFNQIAKKQEDQHWLEATRISLDEIAMHKGHQDYKAVICDLDKKKLIEVVDGRTQDCLIERLSELPIKVKKAVKEVSVDMWHGFPKVIKEIFPNAQIVTDRFHVMKLLIEELKKIAKSSGVNGKNKLSLILRNKIDLKDSERDELENLLSKSKRLKAAYEYKEEFRNIYETSQSVSEGEKRFQEWLKKARQVYGKVINTISEHLSTICNYFISHASSGVMEGINNKIKLVKRQGYGFRNFENFRLRLLAAFSS